A genomic window from Sulfurimonas paralvinellae includes:
- a CDS encoding divergent polysaccharide deacetylase family protein: protein MAKRKKSKKKQSSSKVLMYTAWALALVALVLSSILIGYYFGYSSAEEKTVKTVTKEKVRKLPSKSQPKKTNVKKQLEEVLKKESKTYNSAAHEIESEALANPPKVPLTKPKLYAAKPKLAIIIDDVQTASQVRAIKSVGIPLTMSFLPPRAARPNSAKLAAHEKFYMVHLPMEAMHFSKEEPYTLRVRESQQEILQRVADIKKLFPKVAYINNHTGSKFTSNEVAMNRLIFALNKYHIHFIDSRTTAQTQAPKVMKNFGLKYVARDVFLDHHMDKPYVLGQIKKAIAVAKAHGTAIAIGHPHKNTLEALYESKKLFAKDVDLVLVNKIY, encoded by the coding sequence ATGGCAAAAAGAAAAAAAAGTAAAAAAAAGCAAAGTAGTTCTAAAGTACTAATGTACACAGCATGGGCACTTGCCCTTGTTGCTTTGGTGCTCAGTTCGATTCTTATCGGTTATTATTTCGGGTACAGCAGTGCCGAAGAAAAAACGGTAAAAACTGTAACAAAAGAGAAAGTCCGTAAACTCCCTTCAAAATCACAACCCAAAAAAACAAATGTAAAAAAACAGCTTGAAGAGGTGCTGAAAAAAGAGTCAAAAACCTACAACTCCGCTGCCCATGAGATAGAGAGTGAAGCATTGGCAAATCCGCCAAAGGTACCGCTTACAAAACCAAAGCTCTATGCTGCAAAACCAAAATTGGCGATTATCATCGATGATGTACAGACGGCCTCTCAGGTACGTGCTATTAAAAGTGTCGGTATTCCATTGACAATGTCTTTTTTGCCTCCTCGTGCAGCACGTCCAAACTCGGCAAAATTGGCGGCTCACGAGAAGTTTTATATGGTTCACCTTCCGATGGAAGCGATGCACTTCAGTAAAGAAGAACCGTATACACTGCGTGTAAGAGAGTCGCAGCAGGAGATACTTCAAAGAGTTGCCGATATCAAAAAACTTTTTCCAAAGGTTGCTTACATTAACAACCATACGGGAAGTAAGTTTACTTCTAATGAAGTTGCAATGAACAGATTGATATTTGCACTCAATAAATATCATATCCATTTTATTGACTCACGCACGACTGCACAAACACAGGCTCCTAAAGTTATGAAAAATTTTGGCTTGAAATATGTTGCACGTGATGTTTTTTTGGATCATCATATGGATAAACCATATGTTTTAGGACAGATCAAAAAAGCTATAGCGGTTGCAAAAGCACACGGAACTGCCATTGCAATAGGACATCCTCATAAAAATACACTTGAAGCACTGTATGAATCGAAAAAGCTTTTTGCCAAAGATGTTGATCTCGTACTTGTCAATAAGATCTACTAG
- a CDS encoding DNA-processing protein DprA, with product MQRIDFHIDALESMKKYPKELFCIGNTDLLDNKKVSIVGSRKPNQYVREMTHLLAGKLAKQGVVVVSGGAIGVDAIAHKAAGAKNTIMVAATGLDKRYPAINRNLICDIEKEGLIMSQFPSKTPSNRYNFVLRNEVVVALGDVLVVTYADIDSGTMRSVEYAMKMGKKIYVLPHRISESQGTNLLLEEGKAEAIYNLEAL from the coding sequence ATGCAAAGGATAGATTTTCATATAGATGCACTTGAATCTATGAAAAAATATCCCAAAGAACTTTTCTGTATCGGCAATACTGATCTTTTAGACAATAAAAAAGTATCTATTGTCGGCTCACGCAAGCCAAATCAGTATGTGCGTGAGATGACACATCTTTTGGCAGGAAAACTTGCAAAGCAAGGAGTTGTGGTTGTGAGTGGCGGTGCTATCGGTGTCGATGCCATTGCACATAAAGCGGCAGGGGCTAAAAATACCATCATGGTCGCTGCGACCGGTTTAGATAAGCGTTATCCCGCCATCAATAGAAATCTTATCTGTGATATTGAAAAAGAGGGTTTGATTATGAGCCAGTTTCCTTCAAAAACACCCTCGAACAGATATAATTTCGTCTTGAGAAATGAAGTGGTCGTAGCTCTTGGCGATGTGTTGGTTGTTACCTATGCGGATATTGACTCAGGAACGATGCGCAGTGTGGAGTATGCTATGAAAATGGGCAAAAAAATCTATGTTCTGCCGCATAGAATATCTGAGAGTCAAGGTACTAATCTTTTGCTTGAAGAGGGCAAGGCAGAAGCAATCTATAATCTTGAAGCTTTATAG